The following are encoded together in the Azospirillum lipoferum 4B genome:
- the ruvB gene encoding Holliday junction branch migration DNA helicase RuvB, whose product MSAPQNDRLVQPGQGYGDSGEASIRPLSLAEFIGQRQARENLSIFIQAARSRNEALDHVLLFGPPGLGKTTLAQIVARELGVGFRATSGPVIARAGDLAALLTNLQPHDVLFIDEIHRLNPAVEEVLYPAMEDFQLDLIIGEGPSARSIRIDLPPFTLVGATTRSGLITRPLRERFGIPVRLQFYEPDELELIVRRAAGVLGMGITPEGAREIANRSRGTPRVSGRLLRRVRDFAAVAGVEEVDKRVADAALTRLEVDRLGLDSMDRRYLGLVANNYGGGPVGVETLGAALGEQRDVLEEVVEPYLIQQGFLQRTPRGRMLTDQGFRYLGLNPPNAPIRQLDLLDRVPDPTEGDGDE is encoded by the coding sequence ATGAGCGCCCCCCAAAACGATCGTCTGGTCCAGCCGGGCCAGGGCTACGGCGATTCGGGCGAGGCGTCGATCCGTCCGCTGTCGCTCGCCGAGTTCATCGGCCAGCGCCAGGCGCGCGAGAACCTGTCGATCTTCATCCAGGCCGCCCGCTCCCGCAACGAGGCGCTGGACCATGTGCTGCTGTTCGGGCCCCCCGGCCTGGGCAAGACCACGCTGGCGCAGATCGTGGCGCGCGAGCTGGGGGTCGGCTTCCGCGCCACCTCCGGTCCGGTCATCGCGCGGGCCGGCGATCTGGCGGCGCTGCTGACCAACCTGCAGCCGCACGACGTCCTCTTCATCGACGAGATTCATCGCCTTAATCCCGCCGTGGAAGAGGTGCTCTATCCCGCCATGGAGGATTTCCAGCTCGACCTCATCATCGGCGAAGGCCCGTCGGCGCGGTCCATCCGGATCGACCTGCCGCCCTTCACCCTTGTCGGTGCCACGACGCGCAGCGGCCTGATCACGCGGCCCCTGCGCGAACGCTTCGGCATTCCCGTGCGCCTGCAATTCTACGAGCCGGACGAGCTGGAGCTGATCGTGCGCCGCGCCGCCGGGGTGCTCGGCATGGGCATCACGCCGGAGGGCGCGCGCGAGATCGCCAACCGCTCGCGCGGGACGCCGCGCGTGTCGGGCCGGCTGCTGCGCCGGGTGCGTGATTTCGCCGCAGTGGCGGGGGTGGAGGAGGTCGACAAGCGCGTCGCCGATGCCGCGCTGACCCGGCTGGAGGTCGACCGGCTCGGGCTGGACAGCATGGACCGCCGCTATCTCGGGCTGGTCGCCAACAACTATGGCGGCGGACCGGTGGGCGTGGAGACGCTGGGCGCCGCGCTGGGCGAACAGCGCGACGTGCTGGAGGAGGTGGTCGAACCCTACCTGATCCAGCAGGGCTTCCTGCAGCGCACGCCGCGCGGGCGCATGCTGACCGATCAGGGCTTCCGCTATCTCGGCCTCAACCCGCCGAACGCGCCGATCCGGCAGCTCGACCTGCTGGACCGGGTTCCGGATCCGACGGAAGGGGATGGCGATGAGTGA
- the tolQ gene encoding protein TolQ: protein MDALQTAQLAGNAAATTAHEITMLGLFWQADAVVKIVMLMLIVASVWCWAIIIEKLMRIRRLNAQADAFEEAFWSGGSLDALYDRIGQAPADPMAATFAAGMREWRHAADRGIAGTMKGSLQQRVERVMAVTIGREMARAERYMTFLASVGSTAPFIGLFGTVWGIMNSFTSIAGSGNTSLAVVAPGIAEALFATAMGLLAAIPAVLSYNKFSTDLGRYADRLDTFSGEFSAILSRHLEERGAA from the coding sequence ATGGACGCCCTGCAAACCGCCCAACTGGCCGGCAACGCCGCCGCCACGACGGCACATGAGATCACCATGCTCGGCCTGTTCTGGCAGGCCGATGCGGTCGTCAAGATCGTGATGCTGATGCTCATCGTCGCCTCGGTCTGGTGCTGGGCGATCATCATCGAGAAGCTGATGCGGATCCGCCGCCTGAACGCCCAGGCCGACGCCTTCGAGGAGGCGTTCTGGTCCGGCGGCTCGCTGGATGCGCTGTACGACCGCATCGGCCAAGCGCCGGCCGACCCGATGGCCGCGACCTTCGCCGCCGGCATGCGCGAATGGCGCCACGCCGCCGACCGCGGCATCGCCGGCACGATGAAGGGCTCGCTGCAGCAGCGGGTCGAACGGGTGATGGCGGTGACCATCGGCCGCGAGATGGCGCGGGCCGAACGCTACATGACCTTCCTGGCCTCGGTCGGCTCCACCGCCCCCTTCATCGGCCTGTTCGGCACGGTTTGGGGCATCATGAATTCCTTCACCTCCATCGCCGGTTCGGGCAACACCAGCCTCGCCGTGGTGGCGCCCGGCATCGCCGAGGCACTGTTCGCCACCGCCATGGGCCTGCTGGCCGCCATCCCGGCGGTGCTGTCCTACAACAAGTTCTCCACCGACCTCGGCCGCTACGCCGACCGGCTGGACACCTTCTCGGGCGAGTTCTCGGCGATCCTGTCCCGCCACCTCGAGGAGCGGGGAGCCGCCTGA
- a CDS encoding 5-formyltetrahydrofolate cyclo-ligase codes for MTDPQAKDAARREARARRDAVADSDRPAASAAVCRRIAELAADGHLPPGAVGGYWPLGSELDARPALLHLKQLGHPVSLPVSGPRGTALVFRDWDPEAAMAIGRYGIREPGEERAVLRPSLLLVPMLAYDRNGHRLGYGAGYYDRTLDGLRAGGAVLAVGVAFSAQEMPAVPVDVHDERLDWIVTERETLRIHK; via the coding sequence ATGACCGATCCGCAAGCCAAGGACGCCGCCCGACGCGAGGCGCGCGCCCGGCGCGACGCCGTCGCCGACTCCGACCGTCCCGCAGCCTCCGCCGCCGTGTGCCGCCGCATCGCCGAACTGGCGGCGGACGGGCATCTGCCGCCGGGGGCCGTCGGCGGGTATTGGCCGCTCGGCTCCGAACTCGACGCGCGGCCGGCATTGCTCCATCTTAAACAGCTTGGCCATCCGGTTTCCCTGCCGGTGTCGGGGCCGCGCGGCACTGCGCTGGTCTTCCGCGACTGGGATCCGGAAGCGGCGATGGCCATTGGCCGCTACGGCATCCGGGAGCCGGGGGAGGAGCGCGCGGTGCTGCGCCCGTCGCTGCTGCTGGTGCCGATGCTGGCCTATGACCGCAACGGGCACCGCCTGGGCTATGGCGCCGGCTATTACGACCGGACGCTGGACGGCCTGCGGGCGGGTGGGGCGGTTCTGGCGGTGGGCGTGGCCTTCTCCGCGCAGGAGATGCCGGCGGTGCCGGTGGACGTCCATGACGAGCGGCTGGACTGGATCGTGACGGAGCGGGAAACGCTCCGCATTCATAAGTGA
- a CDS encoding TIGR00282 family metallophosphoesterase, whose translation MRILFFGDVVGRAGRDAVLAHMPMLRERLDPDLTVVNGENSAGGYGVTVKIAEEFFAAGIDVVTLGNHTWDQKELVGTIEQQPRIIRPLNYPEGTPGRGFVLLQARGGRKVLVVNVLLRLFMEPMDDPFAAVDRVLKAHRMGPGGVDAVLIDMHGEATSEKMIMGHFCDGRASLVVGTHSHVPTADHMVLPKGTAYQSDAGMCGDYDSAIGMKKEVALAKMVRKLPTERLSPAEGEGTVCGCYVETDDRSGLAVRIEPLRIGGRLSQTLPERMQ comes from the coding sequence ATGCGGATTCTGTTCTTCGGCGATGTGGTGGGCCGGGCCGGGCGCGATGCGGTGCTGGCGCACATGCCGATGCTGCGCGAGAGGCTGGATCCCGACCTGACTGTGGTGAACGGCGAGAATTCCGCCGGCGGCTATGGCGTCACCGTCAAGATCGCCGAGGAGTTCTTCGCCGCCGGTATCGACGTGGTGACGCTGGGCAACCACACCTGGGACCAGAAGGAACTGGTCGGCACCATCGAGCAGCAGCCGCGCATCATCCGCCCGCTGAACTACCCGGAGGGCACGCCCGGCCGCGGCTTCGTCCTGCTGCAGGCGCGCGGCGGGCGCAAGGTGCTGGTGGTGAACGTGCTGCTTCGCCTGTTCATGGAGCCGATGGACGACCCGTTCGCCGCGGTGGACCGGGTGCTGAAGGCGCATCGCATGGGGCCGGGGGGCGTGGATGCCGTGCTGATCGACATGCATGGCGAGGCGACCAGCGAAAAGATGATCATGGGCCATTTCTGCGACGGCCGCGCCTCGCTGGTGGTGGGCACCCACAGCCATGTGCCGACCGCCGACCATATGGTCCTGCCGAAGGGCACCGCCTATCAGTCGGACGCCGGCATGTGCGGCGATTACGACAGCGCCATCGGCATGAAGAAGGAGGTGGCGCTCGCCAAGATGGTGCGCAAGCTGCCGACCGAGCGGCTGTCCCCGGCCGAAGGGGAGGGCACCGTCTGCGGTTGCTACGTCGAGACCGACGACCGCAGCGGGCTCGCCGTCCGCATCGAACCGTTGCGCATCGGCGGGCGGCTGAGCCAGACGTTGCCGGAGCGGATGCAGTAG
- the ybgC gene encoding tol-pal system-associated acyl-CoA thioesterase: MAMSERAASLSGWFAEDGTHRFPLRVYYEDTDAGGIVYHANYLRFAERARTEMLTLMGFRQKEMAEGSGDVTGVSFAVRRLTIDFDAPAKLEDTLEVETRIVDIRGASFAVAQVIRRDGRVLARADLQLVTINRAGRAVRLPDPVKAAMETLHDKQSSSPLA, translated from the coding sequence ATGGCGATGAGTGAGCGCGCCGCCTCGCTTTCAGGATGGTTCGCCGAGGACGGTACGCACCGCTTTCCGCTGCGGGTCTATTACGAGGACACCGACGCCGGCGGCATCGTCTATCACGCCAATTACCTCCGCTTTGCGGAGCGGGCGCGGACGGAGATGCTCACCCTGATGGGCTTCCGTCAGAAGGAGATGGCGGAGGGCTCGGGCGATGTCACAGGTGTGTCATTTGCGGTACGGCGTCTGACCATTGATTTTGACGCGCCTGCCAAGCTGGAGGACACGCTTGAAGTGGAAACCCGAATCGTCGATATCCGCGGTGCCTCCTTCGCAGTCGCACAAGTCATCCGCCGCGACGGTCGCGTGCTGGCGCGCGCCGACCTGCAGCTGGTGACGATCAACCGGGCCGGGCGGGCCGTACGCCTGCCGGACCCGGTGAAAGCGGCGATGGAGACGCTGCACGACAAGCAAAGCTCCTCTCCACTAGCCTGA
- a CDS encoding endonuclease domain-containing protein — protein MLWQKLRNGQLGAKFRRQEPIFGFTVDFVSHDHRLIIELDGGQHAEQRAAHDERRSRMLEQAGFRIMRFWNTDVGDNLDGVLTTIKARLDETSVLRRPVAAANPSPGPAGHPLPGRERDSES, from the coding sequence ATGCTGTGGCAGAAGCTGCGGAACGGCCAGCTGGGGGCGAAATTCCGTCGTCAGGAACCAATATTCGGCTTTACCGTCGACTTCGTTTCACACGATCACCGGCTGATCATCGAACTGGATGGCGGCCAGCATGCAGAGCAGCGCGCCGCCCATGATGAACGACGCTCCAGGATGCTGGAGCAGGCCGGTTTTCGCATCATGCGGTTCTGGAATACGGATGTTGGCGACAACCTCGACGGTGTCCTGACGACTATCAAGGCGCGCTTGGACGAAACTTCCGTCCTGCGGCGGCCGGTCGCCGCGGCGAACCCCTCACCCGGCCCTGCGGGCCACCCTCTCCCGGGGCGGGAGAGGGACTCGGAGTCCTGA
- the ruvA gene encoding Holliday junction branch migration protein RuvA: protein MIAKLTGIVDSTGTDWVVLDVNGVGYLLSCSNRTLSRMAVGERVSLVVETFIREERIVLHGFGDQAEREWFKLLTTIQGVGARLALSILGVLDPDQLTRAIASQDKTALVRADGVGPKVAARILNELKDKVGNLALGPAATVGAPAGKGAPAAVPGASPALADAVSALVNLGYGRSEAFGAVVAAGRVLGDDAGVSDLIRQGLKELSQ from the coding sequence ATGATCGCCAAGCTGACCGGCATCGTCGATTCCACCGGCACCGACTGGGTCGTGCTCGACGTGAACGGAGTCGGTTACCTGCTGTCCTGCTCCAACCGCACGCTGTCGCGCATGGCGGTGGGCGAGCGCGTGTCGTTGGTGGTGGAGACCTTCATCCGCGAGGAGCGCATCGTCCTGCACGGCTTCGGCGATCAGGCGGAACGGGAGTGGTTCAAGCTGCTGACCACCATCCAGGGCGTCGGTGCCCGGCTGGCGCTGTCGATCCTCGGCGTGCTCGACCCCGACCAGCTGACGCGCGCCATCGCGTCGCAGGACAAGACCGCGCTGGTGCGCGCCGACGGCGTCGGGCCGAAGGTGGCGGCGCGCATCCTGAACGAACTCAAGGACAAGGTCGGCAATCTGGCGCTCGGCCCCGCGGCGACCGTGGGCGCGCCGGCCGGCAAGGGCGCCCCCGCCGCCGTGCCCGGCGCCAGCCCGGCGCTGGCCGACGCGGTGTCGGCGCTGGTCAATCTCGGCTATGGCCGGTCGGAGGCCTTCGGCGCGGTCGTCGCCGCCGGGCGCGTGCTGGGCGATGACGCCGGCGTGTCCGATCTGATCCGCCAGGGCCTCAAGGAACTGAGCCAATGA
- the gap gene encoding type I glyceraldehyde-3-phosphate dehydrogenase, whose translation MAVRVAINGFGRIGRLVLRAIYESGRKDVEVVAINDLADLKANAHLLKYDSVHGRFPGTIETGDGVLIVNGHSIKVVQERDPAKLPWKDLGVQIAMECSGIFTKRADAAKHLEAGAEKVLISAPATDEDITVVYGVNHDKLTAEHKIVSNASCTTNCLAPVAHVLHNLVGIEKGFMTTIHSYTGDQRIVDTNHKDLHRARAAALNMIPTSTGAAKAVGKVMPELKGKLDGTAMRVPTPNVSVVDFKFTAGRATSVEEITKAISDAANGPLKGVLGAYTEDLVSTDFNHDPHSSIFALNETKVIDGNFVRIMTWYDNEWGFSNRMSDTAVAMANAK comes from the coding sequence ATGGCTGTACGGGTAGCGATCAACGGTTTTGGCCGCATCGGCCGTCTGGTTCTGCGCGCCATCTACGAGAGCGGCCGCAAGGACGTCGAGGTCGTGGCGATCAACGACCTGGCCGATCTGAAGGCCAACGCGCACCTGCTGAAGTACGACAGCGTCCACGGCCGCTTCCCCGGCACCATCGAGACCGGCGACGGCGTTCTGATCGTCAACGGCCATTCCATCAAGGTCGTGCAGGAGCGTGACCCGGCCAAGCTGCCGTGGAAGGATCTGGGCGTCCAGATCGCCATGGAATGCTCGGGCATCTTCACCAAGCGCGCCGATGCCGCCAAGCATCTGGAAGCCGGCGCCGAGAAGGTGCTGATCTCCGCTCCGGCCACCGACGAGGACATCACCGTCGTCTATGGCGTCAACCATGACAAGCTGACGGCCGAGCACAAGATTGTCTCCAACGCCTCCTGCACCACCAACTGCCTGGCCCCGGTCGCGCATGTCCTCCACAACCTGGTGGGCATCGAGAAGGGCTTCATGACCACGATCCACTCCTACACGGGTGACCAGCGGATCGTCGACACCAACCACAAGGACCTGCACCGCGCCCGCGCGGCGGCCCTGAACATGATCCCGACCTCCACCGGCGCCGCCAAGGCCGTCGGCAAGGTCATGCCGGAGCTGAAGGGCAAGCTGGACGGAACCGCCATGCGCGTTCCGACCCCGAACGTGTCGGTCGTCGACTTCAAGTTCACCGCTGGCCGCGCCACCTCGGTCGAGGAGATCACCAAGGCGATCAGCGATGCCGCCAACGGCCCGCTGAAGGGCGTGCTGGGCGCCTACACCGAAGATCTGGTTTCGACCGACTTCAACCATGACCCGCACAGCTCGATCTTCGCGCTGAACGAGACCAAGGTCATCGACGGCAACTTCGTCCGCATCATGACCTGGTACGACAACGAGTGGGGCTTCTCCAACCGCATGAGCGACACCGCCGTCGCCATGGCGAACGCCAAGTAA
- a CDS encoding methyl-accepting chemotaxis protein gives MSGFKLTLRAKLWALVVLAGAICIALAASALWLNQRSTLEDRKETLRSVVQTAHGLAAGYDAEVKAGRLTREQAFERFKANINTMFYNGKDYIFVLGTAYQAVIHPVRPDVIGKDQRDMKDANGVFFSREMVDTARNKGEGFVGYSYPKAGGDVPLPKLSYVKMFEPWQVIIGTGVYIDDLEARFMRSLWTMAAIVGGLALPVVALIALVGNSISRRIRRLSDSMRSLADGNLSAAVPETGSGDELGDMGRAVEVFKLNAEASRRLEAEQAETARRAEEDKRQAMDRLAARFEGTVGGMIRSVSTTTDELGQKVRAMSHAAAQTSQLAGLVASASDGTAANVQTVAAASEQLSSSIVEIGRQVSEASRVANEAVGMAQEATGRIGSLAEAVERIGTVVGLINSIAGQTNLLALNATIEAARAGEAGKGFAVVASEVKALANQTAKATDEIGGQMSGIQSVTGQAVTEIQRVSAVIERLSAIATTISAAVDQQNAATAEISRSVQQAAAGTGEVSSSISGVTAASDESGRTARELVEALGKLSEEAAGLNAQVGTFLATVRAA, from the coding sequence ATGAGCGGATTCAAACTGACATTGCGAGCGAAACTATGGGCTTTGGTCGTGCTGGCCGGCGCCATCTGCATTGCATTGGCCGCTTCGGCATTGTGGCTGAATCAGCGCAGCACGCTGGAGGACCGTAAGGAGACGCTGCGCTCCGTCGTGCAGACCGCCCATGGGCTCGCCGCCGGCTACGACGCGGAGGTGAAGGCCGGACGCCTGACCCGCGAGCAGGCGTTCGAGCGGTTCAAGGCGAACATCAACACGATGTTCTACAACGGCAAGGATTACATCTTCGTCCTCGGCACCGCTTACCAGGCAGTCATTCACCCGGTCCGCCCCGACGTGATCGGCAAGGACCAGCGCGACATGAAGGATGCCAACGGCGTCTTCTTCTCCCGCGAGATGGTCGACACCGCCCGCAACAAGGGCGAGGGTTTTGTCGGCTACAGCTATCCCAAGGCGGGCGGCGACGTGCCGCTGCCCAAGCTGAGCTACGTCAAGATGTTCGAGCCGTGGCAGGTGATCATCGGCACCGGCGTCTACATCGACGACCTGGAAGCCCGCTTCATGCGCAGCCTGTGGACCATGGCGGCCATCGTCGGCGGGCTGGCCCTGCCGGTGGTGGCGCTGATCGCGCTGGTCGGCAACTCGATCAGCCGGCGCATCCGCCGCCTGTCCGACAGCATGCGCAGCCTTGCCGACGGCAACCTGTCGGCCGCCGTTCCCGAGACCGGCAGCGGCGACGAACTGGGCGACATGGGCCGCGCCGTGGAAGTGTTCAAGCTGAATGCCGAGGCGAGCCGGCGCCTGGAGGCCGAACAGGCCGAGACCGCCCGCCGGGCCGAGGAGGACAAGCGGCAGGCGATGGACCGGCTCGCCGCCCGCTTCGAAGGGACGGTTGGCGGCATGATCCGCTCGGTCTCCACCACCACCGACGAATTGGGGCAGAAGGTGCGGGCGATGTCGCATGCCGCCGCGCAGACCAGCCAGCTCGCCGGGCTGGTGGCCAGCGCCAGCGACGGCACCGCTGCCAACGTGCAGACCGTGGCCGCCGCGTCGGAACAGCTTTCCAGCTCCATCGTCGAGATCGGCCGGCAGGTGTCGGAGGCCAGCCGCGTCGCCAACGAGGCCGTCGGCATGGCGCAGGAAGCGACCGGCCGCATCGGCAGTCTGGCCGAGGCGGTGGAGCGGATCGGCACCGTGGTCGGGCTGATCAACTCCATCGCCGGCCAGACCAACCTGCTGGCCCTGAACGCCACCATCGAGGCGGCGCGCGCCGGCGAAGCGGGCAAGGGCTTCGCGGTCGTGGCGAGCGAGGTGAAGGCGCTGGCCAACCAGACGGCGAAGGCGACCGACGAGATCGGCGGCCAGATGAGCGGCATTCAGTCGGTGACCGGTCAGGCGGTGACGGAGATCCAGAGGGTGTCCGCCGTGATCGAGCGGCTGAGCGCCATCGCCACGACGATTTCCGCCGCGGTCGACCAGCAGAATGCCGCAACCGCGGAGATCTCCCGCTCGGTCCAGCAGGCCGCCGCCGGAACCGGCGAGGTGTCGTCGAGCATCTCCGGCGTCACCGCCGCATCGGACGAGAGCGGCCGCACCGCCCGCGAACTGGTGGAGGCGCTGGGCAAGCTTTCGGAGGAGGCCGCCGGGCTGAACGCCCAGGTCGGGACCTTCCTGGCGACGGTGCGGGCGGCTTGA
- a CDS encoding cell division protein ZapA, whose protein sequence is MAQVDIEVNGRFYRMLCEDGQEARLRELAAYVDDRLRRLTGGGRSGSEAQMMLMTCLVLADELQDVMSGKGIAPAVDEGAVVGELDRVAKRIEEVAARLERA, encoded by the coding sequence ATGGCCCAGGTCGACATCGAAGTGAACGGCCGTTTCTATCGCATGCTGTGCGAGGACGGGCAGGAGGCCCGGCTGCGGGAGCTGGCGGCCTATGTCGACGACCGGCTGCGCCGGCTGACCGGCGGCGGCCGCAGCGGGTCGGAGGCGCAGATGATGCTGATGACCTGCCTGGTGCTGGCCGACGAGCTGCAGGATGTGATGTCCGGCAAGGGGATAGCCCCCGCCGTGGACGAGGGCGCGGTGGTCGGCGAACTCGATCGTGTGGCAAAACGCATCGAAGAGGTTGCCGCGCGGCTCGAGCGCGCCTAG
- the tkt gene encoding transketolase — MSAASAQPSLHTMASAIRALSMDAVEAAKSGHPGMPMGMADVATVLFTQFLKFDPKNPSWPDRDRFVLSAGHGSMLIYSLAYLTGYERMTIDEIKRFRQLHSLTPGHPEVDPSLGIEMTTGPLGQGVSTAVGMALAERITNARFGDELIDHYTYVIASDGDLMEGVSHEACSLAGHLGLNRLIVLWDDNHISIDGSTDLSFTDDTQARFRSYGWNTIAVDGHDTDAVSKAIAQARTSTDKPTLIACRTIIGKGAPNKANTHGCHGSPLGADEVAATREAIGWTHEPFIVPDEVLSAWRAAGSRSADAHAAWADRRAGLTEAAGKAFDEAFGRGVPSALVDTIVAFKQKVSAEKPSWATRVASGNTLEVLVPAIPEMIGGSADLTPSNNTKVKNTADVKGKGEFAGRYVRYGVREHGMATLMNGMALHGGVIPYGGTFMQFADYCRPSIRLAALMKQRSIFVMTHDSIGLGEDGPTHQPVEHLAALRAIPNLLVLRPADAVETAECWQIALEATGAPSVLALTRQNVPTLRTEHTAENLSARGAYVLAEAEGERKATILATGSEVSLAMEARKALQAEGIGTAVVSMPSWELFDRQDDAYKASVLGTGVRVGVEAAIRLGWDRWLGGAGDKGAFVGMAGFGESAPYQELYKHFGITAEAVVDAVKARL; from the coding sequence ATGTCCGCTGCCTCCGCCCAGCCCTCCCTCCACACGATGGCCAGCGCGATCCGCGCGCTCTCCATGGACGCGGTCGAGGCCGCGAAGTCCGGCCACCCGGGCATGCCGATGGGCATGGCCGACGTCGCCACGGTCCTGTTCACCCAGTTCCTGAAGTTCGATCCGAAGAACCCGTCCTGGCCCGACCGCGACCGCTTCGTGCTGTCGGCCGGCCACGGCTCGATGCTGATCTACTCGCTGGCCTACCTGACCGGCTACGAGCGGATGACCATCGACGAGATCAAGCGCTTCCGCCAGCTGCACAGCCTGACCCCCGGCCACCCGGAAGTCGATCCCAGCCTGGGCATCGAGATGACCACCGGTCCGCTGGGCCAGGGCGTCTCCACCGCCGTCGGCATGGCGCTGGCGGAGCGGATCACCAACGCCCGCTTCGGCGACGAGCTGATCGACCATTACACCTACGTCATCGCCTCGGACGGCGACCTGATGGAGGGCGTCAGCCACGAGGCCTGCTCGCTCGCCGGCCATCTCGGGCTGAACCGCCTGATCGTGCTGTGGGACGACAACCACATCTCCATCGACGGCTCGACCGACCTCAGCTTCACCGACGACACCCAGGCGCGCTTCCGCTCCTACGGCTGGAACACCATCGCCGTCGACGGACACGACACCGACGCCGTGTCGAAGGCCATCGCCCAGGCCCGCACCTCCACCGACAAGCCGACGCTGATCGCCTGCCGTACCATCATCGGCAAGGGCGCGCCGAACAAGGCCAACACCCACGGCTGCCACGGCTCGCCGCTGGGCGCCGACGAGGTCGCCGCGACCCGCGAGGCCATCGGCTGGACCCATGAGCCCTTCATCGTTCCCGACGAGGTTCTGTCCGCCTGGCGCGCCGCAGGATCCCGCAGCGCCGACGCCCATGCCGCCTGGGCCGACCGCCGCGCCGGCCTCACCGAGGCCGCCGGCAAGGCGTTCGACGAGGCCTTCGGCCGCGGCGTGCCCTCCGCGCTGGTCGACACCATCGTCGCCTTCAAGCAGAAGGTCAGTGCCGAGAAGCCGAGTTGGGCGACCCGCGTCGCGTCCGGCAACACGCTGGAGGTGCTGGTCCCGGCGATCCCGGAGATGATCGGCGGCTCCGCCGACCTGACCCCGTCGAACAACACCAAGGTCAAGAACACCGCCGACGTGAAGGGCAAGGGCGAGTTCGCCGGCCGTTACGTCCGCTACGGCGTGCGCGAGCACGGCATGGCGACGCTGATGAACGGCATGGCGCTGCATGGCGGCGTCATCCCCTATGGCGGCACCTTCATGCAGTTCGCCGACTACTGCCGCCCGTCGATCCGTCTGGCCGCGCTGATGAAGCAGCGCTCGATCTTCGTGATGACCCACGACTCGATCGGTCTCGGCGAAGACGGCCCGACCCACCAGCCGGTGGAGCATCTGGCGGCGCTGCGCGCCATCCCCAACCTGCTGGTGCTGCGCCCGGCCGACGCGGTCGAGACCGCCGAATGCTGGCAGATCGCGCTGGAGGCCACCGGCGCCCCGTCGGTCCTGGCGCTGACCCGCCAGAATGTGCCGACCCTGCGCACCGAGCACACGGCCGAGAACCTGTCGGCCCGCGGCGCCTATGTCCTGGCCGAGGCCGAGGGCGAGCGCAAGGCGACCATCCTCGCCACCGGTTCGGAAGTGTCGCTGGCGATGGAGGCCCGCAAGGCCCTGCAGGCTGAGGGCATCGGCACCGCCGTTGTGTCTATGCCGAGTTGGGAACTGTTCGACCGACAGGACGATGCGTACAAGGCTTCGGTGCTGGGCACCGGCGTGCGCGTCGGCGTCGAGGCGGCGATCCGTCTGGGCTGGGACCGCTGGCTGGGCGGCGCTGGGGACAAGGGCGCCTTCGTCGGCATGGCCGGCTTCGGCGAATCGGCCCCCTACCAGGAACTGTACAAGCACTTCGGCATCACCGCCGAAGCGGTCGTGGACGCCGTTAAGGCGCGTCTCTGA
- a CDS encoding YebC/PmpR family DNA-binding transcriptional regulator translates to MAGHSQFKNIMHRKGAQDAKRSKIFNKLAREITVAAKSGLPDPAANPRLRAAILAARVQNMPRDRIDRAIKQGTPGGGDDANYEEVRYEGYGPGGVALIVEALTDNRNRTAAEVRSSFTKYGGSLGETNSVSFMFNRVGAIYYPASAADADTVFEVALEAGADNVESDENGHEVTSTVENFGAVRDALEAKFGGAESARLTWRPLNTVAPSEDAAASLLKLLDVLEDNDDVQVVEGNFDISDELMQKLTA, encoded by the coding sequence ATGGCCGGTCATTCCCAGTTCAAGAACATCATGCACCGCAAGGGCGCGCAGGACGCCAAGCGGTCCAAGATCTTCAACAAGCTCGCCCGCGAGATCACCGTCGCCGCCAAGAGCGGCCTGCCGGACCCGGCGGCCAACCCGCGCCTGCGCGCCGCCATTCTCGCTGCGCGCGTGCAGAACATGCCGCGCGACCGCATCGACCGCGCCATCAAGCAGGGCACGCCCGGCGGCGGCGACGACGCGAATTACGAGGAGGTGCGGTACGAGGGCTACGGCCCCGGCGGCGTCGCCCTGATCGTCGAGGCGCTGACCGACAACCGCAACCGCACCGCCGCGGAAGTGCGCTCCAGCTTCACCAAGTATGGCGGCAGCCTGGGCGAGACCAACTCGGTCAGCTTCATGTTCAACCGCGTCGGCGCGATCTATTACCCGGCCTCGGCCGCGGATGCCGACACCGTGTTCGAGGTGGCGCTGGAAGCCGGCGCCGACAACGTCGAATCCGACGAGAACGGCCATGAGGTGACCAGCACGGTCGAGAATTTCGGCGCCGTGCGCGATGCGCTGGAGGCCAAGTTCGGCGGGGCGGAGAGCGCGCGGCTGACCTGGCGTCCGCTGAACACCGTCGCGCCCAGCGAGGATGCCGCGGCCAGCCTGCTGAAGCTGCTGGACGTGCTGGAGGACAACGACGACGTCCAGGTGGTCGAAGGCAACTTCGACATCTCCGACGAGCTGATGCAGAAGCTGACTGCGTAA